TATCATGACAGCTGGTTAGGATGAATGGGTGACTGGAGACCCACAGCAACTTCAAACCATCAGGCTGGGGATGCAGGTGGAGGGTGTAAATTGAGTGAAGTAAGGTAAACTATGAAGCCTTTTGatctttttaattcatttctgcTTCACTTCTAAAAATTCTGTTAATTCAATGAAATTTTCTtgagtaaaactttaattttcaaaatagatgTTTTAGGCTTAAAATAGCTGCCTCTCAACTTTTCCATTCACATCTCAAAAATAAATTGCTAGAAGATTAGGGATGGATCCAGAAAAGAGATTGATCCAGGGCAGGACAGGCAAAACCGGGAAGGACCACATGGGAGGAGTAGGGGTTGGCTCATCCAGGGGCTGGACCAGGGACAGGAGGAATAATGAGACATCAGTCTCAGGGGTGCCTGTGGTCGGGTGACTTGTTACCAGGCAGCATTTACCTGAGGGCACACCCCCTGGAGGTGGGGGTTCTCCTCTGTCACACCTGGGAGGTCTGTACTTTCATGTCTAATTGTCAGGGGACTGAGGAAGGGAGCTCACAGGGGACAAGACACCCCAACCACTCATTGGCCTTGCACCTCAGGCTCCTCTCATTGATGAAGGCATCCTGGAAGACTGTCGGTTGTGGGGCATGGACACCTCAAGCCATATGTGTTGGAGGagtccaaagaaacagaactgaAGGCTGGGTTGGAGAAACAGGTCTGGGGGGACAGGAAAGTAAGAGTCTATGGGCCTTgctgctgcctgggtcctggacAGGGTGGGTAAGATGTCTGGCAAGGTAGCAGTCTTGTTTCTGGGCTAAACTGTAAACAGAAAGAGCCCGCCATCTGCCCACCACCCAATCACCCGCAACAGACAAAACTGTCACACTACACTGATGCCCCAGAGCCCCTGTCTCCAGGCCAGCTCTGCCCCtgtcatccatttttttcttctctttttttctttttccttttttttttttttttttttggggcatgccaagtggcttgtgggatcttagttccccaaccagggattgaacctgggctacCACAGTGAAAGCAGAGTCGAGTGAAAGTACtcgactgccagggaattccctgtcatcCATCCTTTCTGCTCTCCAGACCGGAAGCCAGAGAGCCCTCAGTGACCACAGATTCTGTGGACACCTCCACAGCCCTGTCCCCACTCTGCTGAGGCAGAGCCAGCACCAACTCAGACACGAGCTTGCTGCCATCATGGGGCCCTGGGGCATCTGGCTTGGGATGGGGGCTGGATCTAGTTGTGAATCCAGGGAGTCCCAGCTCCCAGGGCCAGGCTCCTCCTCTGGGGTCTGCCGAGTGCCAGCAGAGCCCCTAGGGTGAAGGGCATTGGGCATTCTGGGAGGGTCGGTGACCTGAGCTCATGTCCCCAGAGTGCTTTTTCCTGAAGCCTGGTGCTCAGGAAGACCCGTTTCTGTTATCCTGGACAAGGTACCCCAGGTGCTGTGTGGGGCGGGCTCTGGACCCACCTCGACTGGATGCCCAGCTCTGCATTCATGGCTCATGCCTCAGGGTCCTCATCCGTATCCTGGGTCAGTGAGAAAGATCAACTTTCATAACATGGGCTGAAGGTTAAATGGAAAAACCTGTGGAAGCACTTCACCGTGTGCTCAGCACTGTGGGCCTGGACTCCTAGTAACTCACAGCTGTCAGTACCCTGGTCACCCCAACAGCCCCTTGGGAGCCCTGTATTTGGcacattttacagacagggacaCTGAGGTTTGTCTGGGGGAGGTGACAGGCCCAAGGCTGCCAAGAGAGCAGGCACGCCGGCCCAGGGTTCTCTGGTTCCATTCAGGTCCTTCCCCGGGGGCACCAAGGCAGCCCCatctgcccccacctccagcccagatTCTTCTTCCTGAACCCAGGCCCAAGGGCACCTCCACTGATGGGATTTTGCCTCCTCCCTTAGGACGGAGCCCCTGGACGGCCAGGTTCCTTccagggaggtggaggagaaatccatctgctggggcctgggggccAGGCCATCGGTCCCGGAATGCCCCTGCCCGAGCCCAGCGAGCAGGAGGGCGAGAGTGTGAAGGCCGGTCAGGAGCCCTCCCCTGAGTCCCCTGAGCCGGGCACAGATGTTGTCCCTGCAGCCCCCAGGAAGCCCAGGAAGTTCTCCAAGCTGGTTCTGCTGACAGCCTCCAAGGACAGTGCCAAAGTGACCGGGGCCAAGCGCAAGGGAGTGCACTGCATCATGTCCCTGGGGGTGCCCGGCCCCACCACCCTTGCCAAAGCCCTCCTCAAGATCCATCCCGAGGCTCAGCGGGCCATTGAGGCTGCCCCCCAGAAGCCTGAGCAGAAACGCAGCAAGCTGGACACAGGTAAGACCCCCGCCCATCAAGCAGGGCGGGAGCAAGACCTTCCTGGGGCTGAAGTCCCGTCACCTAGGCAGCCAGGGGGACAGTCAGGCTCAGCTGGCTCTAGAGAGTATGTGTGTGCTGTAaacgttgtgtgtgtgtgtctacattaTGTCTCAGTGTGAATCTGTGTCTATAGGCCTCCGTGTGTGCACAtgcgcgcctgtgtgtgtgtgtgtttctctaaGGTTCTGTGACTCTTTGTGTGTATTTGTCTGGgagagtctgtgtgtgtgggtccttgtgtgtctgtgttccgGGGCCTGTTTCTCTCCCTGTCTACTCTTATGTGTTTACACATTTATGCGCCTTTTTCATGAGATGGGGGCTTCCCCATGCACAAGCCTAGAGTTCTCCGGGGACCCAAGGGACCCCCTCAGGCTCCATCGCCTGCTGGATGGAGCCATCCTCAGGAAGTCAGGGACTTCAGAGCCTGGAGGCCCCTCTGCAGTGGGCCTAGCTCACCCTCGAGCCCTTCCACCCGCCTGTCCCACTCCAAGTGCCTCCTCATGTGCACCTGCCTCTGGCCAGCGGGGAGAGGGCTCTGTCCTCAACCTGTGGGGAGGCAGGGCTCAGAGGGTCCAAGTCACCACCCTGAGGCCACCAACTAGGTCACTGCAAAGCATGGGGGGGCCCCTCTGGCTCAGAGCCCGTTCCTCCTGCTGAGCTGGGTGGGACAGGTCATCTCCAAGGTCCCTTCCACTCCAACTGAGACTTCTGCTCACTTCTCAGAtcagcctgggctctggggccgCGTGGGCCCCACCCCTTTGGCACCTTTGTGAGAATGAGGACAAAACCACCCTCCCTCTGATGGAGAGCAGAACAAGGGCTGCGGCTCGGCCGCGTGGGCTCCCCAGGGCTGGCGCTCACGGGCAGTCAACACCCCTCAACCTGCCCCTCCGCCTTTATCTCCAGACCAGTCCacagccctccctgcctcctgccccatccCGGGCCAGGCCGCAGGAGTGGCAGCGGCTTCCTGGTGCTCAGCCCAGATTTGGCCCAAAGTCTCTTGGAAACAGCCTCTGTGTCCCTGGGCCAGTGGCCTTTGGGAGCATGTATCTGG
The genomic region above belongs to Hippopotamus amphibius kiboko isolate mHipAmp2 chromosome 9, mHipAmp2.hap2, whole genome shotgun sequence and contains:
- the FLYWCH2 gene encoding FLYWCH family member 2; the encoded protein is MPLPEPSEQEGESVKAGQEPSPESPEPGTDVVPAAPRKPRKFSKLVLLTASKDSAKVTGAKRKGVHCIMSLGVPGPTTLAKALLKIHPEAQRAIEAAPQKPEQKRSKLDTDGKEDGRLAGQPAPSLSVEGEKSTMAPAVSVSGEAP